Proteins encoded together in one Styela clava chromosome 12, kaStyClav1.hap1.2, whole genome shotgun sequence window:
- the LOC120330417 gene encoding uncharacterized protein LOC120330417 has translation MIDRRRMGRSRSRSPDQAAENYAAVATSITYAAFVLRIITGLVVCAVMLSTASFVMNGLNLREKKETRQQLMQEVLETRLLIYDLKRIADQQKRKSEEIFDEVLRVKDGIKGINGQTTC, from the exons ATGATTGACCGCCGAAGAATGGGAAGATCTCGCTCTCGTTCTCCAGACCAAGCTGCGGAAAATTACGCCGCTGTCGCGACATCAATTACGTATGCAG CTTTCGTCTTGAGAATTATTACTGGGCTGGTTGTATGTGCTGTCATGCTGTCCACTGCTTCGTTCGTGATGAATGGATTGAACTTAAGAGAG AAAAAAGAGACAAGACAACAATTGATGCAAG aaGTACTTGAGACTCGTTTATTGATTTATG ATCTCAAAAGAATCGCTGATCAACAGAAGAGAAAAT CTGAAGAAATATTTGACG aGGTTCTGCGCGTAAAAGATGGAATTAAAGGTATAAATGGCCAAACTACATGTTGA